One region of Macadamia integrifolia cultivar HAES 741 chromosome 11, SCU_Mint_v3, whole genome shotgun sequence genomic DNA includes:
- the LOC122094219 gene encoding RNA-dependent RNA polymerase 6-like isoform X1 — translation MGLDFLDTDMRIAIFKALIQFMEENEKDVIVPQVSFGGFDRNVTARGLTDFIEHEIGMVWRCRLKTSWTPPGSNPDYNITDMEAVKKEDDYEKVVPHAFVHFVSHAARMEAHNAELFLNHHPLKVSLGPESPFHINQRRRKICPFKIPACVEIGSLVSPIELRVGWKGPTSGVYFLVDPFDATCKIQFSMDTAFLFKGTRSHAVIKCDFNVEFLVRNISYFREYTDLYSKVILLQLESSPHLYYRTADDDIYDTFPSDMLDDEDPWIRTTDFTPSRVIGRCSSYRISVPARFGLRLEKAVNYLREQRVPEYPRQRLRIQDEPNFEMQMSNHFFCVQHKDGISFDIMFLVNAVLHKGIINQHLLSDEFFELLRSQPREVNITALTHIYSFGDPIFNPCKRLEAVQEWSKKNPKLLMSSRGLGDNVEVRRIVITPTKAYCLLPEVERSNRVLRKYKEKADRFLRVAFMDEGFQQLNFSVLSFGVAPIVRDITSKFYKQKTTIYQRIKTIMNKGFYLCGRKYSFLAYSSNQLRDCSAWFFAEDEDVRVIDILNWMGKFTDRNVAKCAARMGQCFSSTYATVDVPQEEVNMDLPDIKRNNYVFSDGIGIITPQLAMEVAEKLRLTVDPPPSAFQIRYAGCKGVVTCWPARKNNGILLSLRRSMNKFVSTHTTLEVISWTRFQPGFLNRQIITLLSALGVPDDTFSRMQNDMVSKLSQILDNSDVAFDVLISSCGEQGNTAAILLSAGFKPQTEPHLRGMLSCIRAAQMGDLLERARIFVPKGRWMIGCFDELGVLEHGQCFIQVSTPSPQNYFSKHGSRFSQTKNIEVIKGIVVMVKNPCLHPGDVRVLKAVDVPGLHHLVDCLVFPQKGERPHTNEASGSDLDGDQYFVTWEETLIPPSKKSWPPMDYDSVKAKELQRPVNRQDRINFFMESMVTAQLGKICNAHVVHADQSKDGALDGKCIKLAELAATAVDFPKTGQLVSMPHSLKPKIYPDFMGKDENISYRSEKILGILYRQIIDAPDIEMAANSELTAEDIPFDPDLEVPGFAGFMMDAWNQKCTYDGHLSALLAQYRVNREEEVVTGHIWSMPETKNQREMKDRLNGAYNVLRKEFRHIFENMGNDFQQLTDDAKNSMYEQKASAWYHAAYHPEWVRKTQELKDHKVNGNKPAMLSFAWIAVDFLARIKIKCLDDNIVVDTSKPISRYSVFPVLLIDLNWP, via the exons ATGGGTTTGGATTTTTTGGACACAGACATGAGGATTGCCATATTCAAGGCTCTGATACAAT ttATGGAGGAAAATGAAAAGGATGTCATTGTCCCTCAAGTTAGCTTTGGTGGATTTGACAGAAACGTCACAGCACGAGGCCTCACGGATTTCATAGAACATGAAATTGGAATGGTATGGAGGTGCAGGCTGAAGACATCTTGGACACCTCCGGGGTCCAACCCAGACTATAACATCACAGACATGGAGGCAGTTAAAAAAGAAGATGACTACGAGAAGGTGGTACCTCACGCCTTCGTGCATTTTGTATCTCATGCAGCAAGAATGGAAGCACACAATGCTGAGCTTTTTCTGAACCATCACCCTCTGAAGGTGAGTTTGGGACCTGAGAGCCCATTTCACATTAATcagaggaggaggaaaatatGTCCTTTCAAGATTCCAGCCTGTGTTGAGATTGGTTCTCTTGTTAGCCCAATTGAACTCCGAGTTGGCTGGAAAGGACCCACTTCTGGAGTTTACTTCCTTGTTGATCCTTTTGATGCGACCTGCAAGATCCAATTTTCAATGGATACTGCTTTCTTATTCAAAGGCACAAGGAGCCATGCAGTGATAAAGTGTGACTTCAATGTGGAGTTTTTGGTAAGAAACATCAGTTACTTCAGAGAATATACAGACCTATATTCTAAAGTAATTTTGCTGCAGCTTGAGTCATCTCCTCATCTCTACTATAGAACTGCTGATGATGACATCTATGACACATTTCCATCTGATATGTTGGATGATGAGGATCCTTGGATCAGGACTACAGACTTCACACCTAGCAGAGTGATCGGCAGGTGCAGCTCTTATAGGATCTCGGTCCCAGCCCGTTTTGGATTGAGATTGGAGAAGGCCGTGAATTATCTAAGAGAACAGAGGGTACCGGAATATCCTAGACAGCGGCTAAGAATCCAAGATGAACCCAATTTTGAGATGCAAATGTCAAATCACTTCTTCTGTGTTCAGCACAAGGATGGAATTAGCTTTGATATAATGTTTTTGGTTAATGCTGTTCTTCATAAGGGTATCATCAACCAACACTTGTTGTCTGATGAGTTCTTCGAATTACTAAGAAGTCAGCCAAGGGAAGTGAATATTACTGCATTAACGCATATATACTCTTTTGGGGATCCAATATTCAACCCATGCAAGAGACTAGAAGCTGTCCAAGAATGGTCGAAGAAGAACCCTAAACTTCTCATGAGCAGTAGGGGTTTGGGTGATAATGTTGAAGTGAGGAGGATAGTTATAACTCCAACCAAAGCTTACTGTCTTTTACCTGAGGTGGAACGTTCTAACCGGGTTCTCaggaaatacaaagaaaaagcTGATAGGTTCTTAAGGGTAGCCTTTATGGATGAAGGATTTCAGCAGCTGAATTTTAGTGTTCTGTCCTTTGGCGTTGCTCCTATTGTGAGGGACATCACATCAAAGTTCTACAAGCAGAAAACCACAATTTATCAGAGGATAAAAACCATTATGAATAAAGGGTTTTATTTGTGTGGTCGGAAGTATTCCTTTCTGGCCTATTCATCTAATCAATTGAGAGACTGTTCTGCCTGGTTTTTTGCCGAAGATGAAGATGTGAGGGTGATAGATATCCTGAATTGGATGGGGAAGTTCACCGATAGGAATGTTGCAAAGTGTGCAGCTAGGATGGGTCAGTGTTTCTCATCCACCTATGCCACAGTTGATGTTCCACAAGAGGAGGTCAACATGGACCTTCCAGATATAAAGAGAAATAATTATGTCTTTTCTGATGGCATTGGCATAATAACTCCTCAACTAGCAATGGAAGTTGCGGAGAAATTGCGACTTACAGTTGATCCTCCTCCTTCTGCCTTTCAGATCAGGTATGCTGGTTGCAAGGGAGTAGTCACCTGTTGGCCTGCAAGAAAAAATAATGGGATCCTCCTCTCACTTAGACGAAGCATGAATAAATTTGTGTCTACGCACACAACCCTGGAGGTCATATCATGGACTCGGTTCCAACCAGGGTTCTTAAACAGGCAGATTATAACTCTGCTTTCTGCCTTGGGTGTCCCGGATGACACGTTCTCAAGAATGCAAAATGATATGGTTTCTAAACTAAGCCAGATACTGGACAACAGTGATGTGGCTTTTGATGTCCTTATCTCATCATGTGGTGAGCAAGGAAATACTGCAGCGATTCTGCTGAGTGCCGGTTTCAAGCCTCAGACAGAACCTCATCTTAGAGGGATGTTATCTTGCATAAGAGCAGCCCAGATGGGAGATCTACTTGAGAGGGCTAGGATTTTTGTTCCTAAAGGACGATGGATGATTGGGTGCTTCGATGAATTAGGGGTACTTGAGCATGGACAATGTTTTATCCAAGTCTCAACACCTTCACCCcagaattatttttcaaaacatgGATCCAGATTTTCTCAGACGAAGAATATAGAAGTAATCAAGGGCATTGTAGTCATGGTAAAAAATCCTTGTCTGCATCCAGGAGATGTTCGGGTTCTGAAAGCTGTAGATGTGCCTGGTTTACATCATCTTGTTGATTGCTTGGTTTTCCCTCAAAAGGGTGAAAGGCCACATACAAATGAAGCATCTGGTAGTGACCTTGATGGGGATCAGTACTTTGTGACTTGGGAGGAAACTCTCATACCTCCAAGCAAAAAGAGCTGGCCACCGATGGATTATGACTCTGTAAAAGCCAAAGAGTTGCAACGCCCCGTCAATCGCCAG gACAGAATAAATTTTTTCATGGAGTCCATGGTGACTGCGCAACTTGGTAAAATATGCAATGCTCATGTGGTTCACGCAGACCAGAGTAAAGATGGAGCCTTGGATGGGAAATGCATCAAACTAGCAGAGCTTGCTGCAACAGCAGTGGATTTCCCGAAAACTGGACAGCTTGTTAGCATGCCCCACTCACTAAAACCAAAAATTTATCCAGACTTCATGGGCAAGGATGAGAACATATCATACAGGTCGGAAAAGATCTTGGGGATACTATATCGCCAAATCATAGATGCTCCCGATATAGAAATGGCAGCAAATTCAGAGCTGACAGCTGAAGACATTCCTTTTGACCCAGATCTTGAGGTTCCAGGTTTTGCAGGTTTCATGATGGATGCCTGGAATCAAAAGTGCACGTATGATGGGCACCTGAGTGCTCTTCTGGCCCAGTACAGAGTTAACCGGGAGGAAGAGGTGGTGACAGGACATATATGGTCCATGCCCGAGACCAAGAACCAACGGGAGATGAAAGATAGGCTCAATGGTGCCTACAATGTACTCAGGAAGGAGTTCAGACATATTTTTGAGAACATGGGTAATGACTTCCAGCAGCTCACTGATGATGCAAAGAATTCCATGTATGAACAGAAGGCATCAGCATGGTACCATGCGGCTTACCACCCTGAGTGGGTGAGGAAAACACAGGAATTGAAGGACCATAAAGTCAACGGCAACAAACCGGCAATGCTTAGTTTTGCTTGGATTGCTGTTGATTTCTTGGCTCGAATTAAGATTAAATGTCTAGATGATAACATCGTTGTTGATACCAGTAAGCCCATCAGTAGGTACTCTGTTTTTCCCGTACTCTTGATTGACTTGAACTGGCCATAG
- the LOC122094219 gene encoding RNA-dependent RNA polymerase 6-like isoform X2: MDHPSNDHQKVMEENEKDVIVPQVSFGGFDRNVTARGLTDFIEHEIGMVWRCRLKTSWTPPGSNPDYNITDMEAVKKEDDYEKVVPHAFVHFVSHAARMEAHNAELFLNHHPLKVSLGPESPFHINQRRRKICPFKIPACVEIGSLVSPIELRVGWKGPTSGVYFLVDPFDATCKIQFSMDTAFLFKGTRSHAVIKCDFNVEFLVRNISYFREYTDLYSKVILLQLESSPHLYYRTADDDIYDTFPSDMLDDEDPWIRTTDFTPSRVIGRCSSYRISVPARFGLRLEKAVNYLREQRVPEYPRQRLRIQDEPNFEMQMSNHFFCVQHKDGISFDIMFLVNAVLHKGIINQHLLSDEFFELLRSQPREVNITALTHIYSFGDPIFNPCKRLEAVQEWSKKNPKLLMSSRGLGDNVEVRRIVITPTKAYCLLPEVERSNRVLRKYKEKADRFLRVAFMDEGFQQLNFSVLSFGVAPIVRDITSKFYKQKTTIYQRIKTIMNKGFYLCGRKYSFLAYSSNQLRDCSAWFFAEDEDVRVIDILNWMGKFTDRNVAKCAARMGQCFSSTYATVDVPQEEVNMDLPDIKRNNYVFSDGIGIITPQLAMEVAEKLRLTVDPPPSAFQIRYAGCKGVVTCWPARKNNGILLSLRRSMNKFVSTHTTLEVISWTRFQPGFLNRQIITLLSALGVPDDTFSRMQNDMVSKLSQILDNSDVAFDVLISSCGEQGNTAAILLSAGFKPQTEPHLRGMLSCIRAAQMGDLLERARIFVPKGRWMIGCFDELGVLEHGQCFIQVSTPSPQNYFSKHGSRFSQTKNIEVIKGIVVMVKNPCLHPGDVRVLKAVDVPGLHHLVDCLVFPQKGERPHTNEASGSDLDGDQYFVTWEETLIPPSKKSWPPMDYDSVKAKELQRPVNRQDRINFFMESMVTAQLGKICNAHVVHADQSKDGALDGKCIKLAELAATAVDFPKTGQLVSMPHSLKPKIYPDFMGKDENISYRSEKILGILYRQIIDAPDIEMAANSELTAEDIPFDPDLEVPGFAGFMMDAWNQKCTYDGHLSALLAQYRVNREEEVVTGHIWSMPETKNQREMKDRLNGAYNVLRKEFRHIFENMGNDFQQLTDDAKNSMYEQKASAWYHAAYHPEWVRKTQELKDHKVNGNKPAMLSFAWIAVDFLARIKIKCLDDNIVVDTSKPISRYSVFPVLLIDLNWP, encoded by the exons ATGGATCATCCCTCGAACGATCATCAAAAAG ttATGGAGGAAAATGAAAAGGATGTCATTGTCCCTCAAGTTAGCTTTGGTGGATTTGACAGAAACGTCACAGCACGAGGCCTCACGGATTTCATAGAACATGAAATTGGAATGGTATGGAGGTGCAGGCTGAAGACATCTTGGACACCTCCGGGGTCCAACCCAGACTATAACATCACAGACATGGAGGCAGTTAAAAAAGAAGATGACTACGAGAAGGTGGTACCTCACGCCTTCGTGCATTTTGTATCTCATGCAGCAAGAATGGAAGCACACAATGCTGAGCTTTTTCTGAACCATCACCCTCTGAAGGTGAGTTTGGGACCTGAGAGCCCATTTCACATTAATcagaggaggaggaaaatatGTCCTTTCAAGATTCCAGCCTGTGTTGAGATTGGTTCTCTTGTTAGCCCAATTGAACTCCGAGTTGGCTGGAAAGGACCCACTTCTGGAGTTTACTTCCTTGTTGATCCTTTTGATGCGACCTGCAAGATCCAATTTTCAATGGATACTGCTTTCTTATTCAAAGGCACAAGGAGCCATGCAGTGATAAAGTGTGACTTCAATGTGGAGTTTTTGGTAAGAAACATCAGTTACTTCAGAGAATATACAGACCTATATTCTAAAGTAATTTTGCTGCAGCTTGAGTCATCTCCTCATCTCTACTATAGAACTGCTGATGATGACATCTATGACACATTTCCATCTGATATGTTGGATGATGAGGATCCTTGGATCAGGACTACAGACTTCACACCTAGCAGAGTGATCGGCAGGTGCAGCTCTTATAGGATCTCGGTCCCAGCCCGTTTTGGATTGAGATTGGAGAAGGCCGTGAATTATCTAAGAGAACAGAGGGTACCGGAATATCCTAGACAGCGGCTAAGAATCCAAGATGAACCCAATTTTGAGATGCAAATGTCAAATCACTTCTTCTGTGTTCAGCACAAGGATGGAATTAGCTTTGATATAATGTTTTTGGTTAATGCTGTTCTTCATAAGGGTATCATCAACCAACACTTGTTGTCTGATGAGTTCTTCGAATTACTAAGAAGTCAGCCAAGGGAAGTGAATATTACTGCATTAACGCATATATACTCTTTTGGGGATCCAATATTCAACCCATGCAAGAGACTAGAAGCTGTCCAAGAATGGTCGAAGAAGAACCCTAAACTTCTCATGAGCAGTAGGGGTTTGGGTGATAATGTTGAAGTGAGGAGGATAGTTATAACTCCAACCAAAGCTTACTGTCTTTTACCTGAGGTGGAACGTTCTAACCGGGTTCTCaggaaatacaaagaaaaagcTGATAGGTTCTTAAGGGTAGCCTTTATGGATGAAGGATTTCAGCAGCTGAATTTTAGTGTTCTGTCCTTTGGCGTTGCTCCTATTGTGAGGGACATCACATCAAAGTTCTACAAGCAGAAAACCACAATTTATCAGAGGATAAAAACCATTATGAATAAAGGGTTTTATTTGTGTGGTCGGAAGTATTCCTTTCTGGCCTATTCATCTAATCAATTGAGAGACTGTTCTGCCTGGTTTTTTGCCGAAGATGAAGATGTGAGGGTGATAGATATCCTGAATTGGATGGGGAAGTTCACCGATAGGAATGTTGCAAAGTGTGCAGCTAGGATGGGTCAGTGTTTCTCATCCACCTATGCCACAGTTGATGTTCCACAAGAGGAGGTCAACATGGACCTTCCAGATATAAAGAGAAATAATTATGTCTTTTCTGATGGCATTGGCATAATAACTCCTCAACTAGCAATGGAAGTTGCGGAGAAATTGCGACTTACAGTTGATCCTCCTCCTTCTGCCTTTCAGATCAGGTATGCTGGTTGCAAGGGAGTAGTCACCTGTTGGCCTGCAAGAAAAAATAATGGGATCCTCCTCTCACTTAGACGAAGCATGAATAAATTTGTGTCTACGCACACAACCCTGGAGGTCATATCATGGACTCGGTTCCAACCAGGGTTCTTAAACAGGCAGATTATAACTCTGCTTTCTGCCTTGGGTGTCCCGGATGACACGTTCTCAAGAATGCAAAATGATATGGTTTCTAAACTAAGCCAGATACTGGACAACAGTGATGTGGCTTTTGATGTCCTTATCTCATCATGTGGTGAGCAAGGAAATACTGCAGCGATTCTGCTGAGTGCCGGTTTCAAGCCTCAGACAGAACCTCATCTTAGAGGGATGTTATCTTGCATAAGAGCAGCCCAGATGGGAGATCTACTTGAGAGGGCTAGGATTTTTGTTCCTAAAGGACGATGGATGATTGGGTGCTTCGATGAATTAGGGGTACTTGAGCATGGACAATGTTTTATCCAAGTCTCAACACCTTCACCCcagaattatttttcaaaacatgGATCCAGATTTTCTCAGACGAAGAATATAGAAGTAATCAAGGGCATTGTAGTCATGGTAAAAAATCCTTGTCTGCATCCAGGAGATGTTCGGGTTCTGAAAGCTGTAGATGTGCCTGGTTTACATCATCTTGTTGATTGCTTGGTTTTCCCTCAAAAGGGTGAAAGGCCACATACAAATGAAGCATCTGGTAGTGACCTTGATGGGGATCAGTACTTTGTGACTTGGGAGGAAACTCTCATACCTCCAAGCAAAAAGAGCTGGCCACCGATGGATTATGACTCTGTAAAAGCCAAAGAGTTGCAACGCCCCGTCAATCGCCAG gACAGAATAAATTTTTTCATGGAGTCCATGGTGACTGCGCAACTTGGTAAAATATGCAATGCTCATGTGGTTCACGCAGACCAGAGTAAAGATGGAGCCTTGGATGGGAAATGCATCAAACTAGCAGAGCTTGCTGCAACAGCAGTGGATTTCCCGAAAACTGGACAGCTTGTTAGCATGCCCCACTCACTAAAACCAAAAATTTATCCAGACTTCATGGGCAAGGATGAGAACATATCATACAGGTCGGAAAAGATCTTGGGGATACTATATCGCCAAATCATAGATGCTCCCGATATAGAAATGGCAGCAAATTCAGAGCTGACAGCTGAAGACATTCCTTTTGACCCAGATCTTGAGGTTCCAGGTTTTGCAGGTTTCATGATGGATGCCTGGAATCAAAAGTGCACGTATGATGGGCACCTGAGTGCTCTTCTGGCCCAGTACAGAGTTAACCGGGAGGAAGAGGTGGTGACAGGACATATATGGTCCATGCCCGAGACCAAGAACCAACGGGAGATGAAAGATAGGCTCAATGGTGCCTACAATGTACTCAGGAAGGAGTTCAGACATATTTTTGAGAACATGGGTAATGACTTCCAGCAGCTCACTGATGATGCAAAGAATTCCATGTATGAACAGAAGGCATCAGCATGGTACCATGCGGCTTACCACCCTGAGTGGGTGAGGAAAACACAGGAATTGAAGGACCATAAAGTCAACGGCAACAAACCGGCAATGCTTAGTTTTGCTTGGATTGCTGTTGATTTCTTGGCTCGAATTAAGATTAAATGTCTAGATGATAACATCGTTGTTGATACCAGTAAGCCCATCAGTAGGTACTCTGTTTTTCCCGTACTCTTGATTGACTTGAACTGGCCATAG